The Metallosphaera hakonensis JCM 8857 = DSM 7519 genome includes the window ATCGCAGACTAGACTGCCGCACAGTTCACAGTATCCTATTGAGAGGTTTTTCCCGCAGACTTCACACATGCTCATCTCGCAAACTGCACATACTCCCTCATTGAAGTGGAAATCGCATACTGACCTTCCACAGACACTGCAGGTATGAAGGGCAAGCCTATCCTCGCAAATTTCACATTTCAATGAACTTCTTAAACCAGAGATAGGCCTCTTCATCGTCTTTAGCCTGCTTTGGCGGATGTTTAAAGTAAAAGGCCGATACTTCGTTTAATGGCCCACCGATTCCTCTATCCTTAGCCAATTTCACTGCCCTTATTACGTCAACAATAACTGAGGCGCAGTTGGACTTATCATCGACTTCAAGGCTAGCCTCCACTTTAACTGGTCTTCCAGCGAATCCAGCCCCATTAACGTAAATGTATGCAACCTTAGTGTTTCCAAGGAATGGGACGTAGTCACTGGGACCTATTCTTATCCTACCCTGGGTTTCTATCTCTTCATCGTTATCTAAGGTGCTAGTAACAGCTTTAGTTTTGCTTATTCTCTTGGAATGTAACCTTTCCTCGGTCTTCATGTTGAGGAAATCTGTGTTTCCCCCAACGTTAAGTTGGTAAGTTTCCTTAACCTTTACCCCTCTCAGCCTGAAAAGCGATGTTATTGCCCTATGAAATATGGTAGCACCGACCTGGCCCTTAACATCGTCTCCAGCTATTGGTATGCCAAGTTCCTTGAATCTCTTCGGGAACTCTCCGGTAGGATCGCTTGCAATAAACACGGGTATTGCATTAATGAAACCGACTCTTGCCTCCAGTGAGGCGGTAGCATAGGTCCTTGAGGCAGTTTCGCTACCTACAGGTAACATATTTATAAGAATGTCAGCCCTGCTGTTCCTCAACTCTTCAACTACCGATTCTAAGTCCCCTCCGCCAGAGGGATTGAACACGCTACTCATATGAGGTGCAACTCCATCAAGGACAGGCCCAGGGGAAACTTTGATTCCAAGCTTATCCATATCAACTATCCTTGGAGTTATGTTAGGCTTCTCAAATATGGCATCAGCGATGTCTTTCCCTACCTTATTTGATGAGACATCGAAGGCCGCTACGATCTGAATGTCAGTTATTTTATATCCGCCTATAATTGGTGTAATTAGTCCATCAAAGTAGTTTTCTCCCATCCTTCTGTAATATTCTATTCCTTGAATCAGCATGGACGCGCAATTTCCAAGTCCAGCTACGGCTATCCTAATCATTGGTTTTTTAGGTTTGATAGGCAGTTAAAAATATAGTGATGAAAGGGATTTAGCCGAGTAGTGAGGAAGTGGAGCGACTCTGAGGTGATAGTATGGGCTTGGTGAGGTTGTATGCGGTGATTGAAGGAGAGGTCCAGGGAGTCGGGTTCAGAAGGTATGTGCAAATAAACGCTGTGAGACTGGGCATAAAGGGGTACGCAAGAAATCTGCCCGATGGAACGGTAGAGGTGGTAGCAGAGGGTTACGAGGAAACAATTCAGAAGTTTCTTAATTACCTCTGGAAAGGTCCTCCTCTAGCATTGGTTACCAAGGTTACACATAAGATAGAGGAGTACAAAGGGGAGTTTACGTCCTTTGATACCTATTAGTATGAGAGCTATATTTAAAAAGGACAAAATTATTTAACTAGCGTGGTGTTCTTGTTCCACCAATGGTAAATAACGAAGAAATAGTACCAAGTTATTGGTATAACATAATACCAGATCTCCCTAAACCCCTTCCTCCACCTCGGGATCCACCTGATGCCGAGTTCTCTAGGATAGACCTTCTAAGGAAGATTATGCCCAGCGAGGTACTTAGGCAGCAGTTCACCGTAGAGCGATTCGTTTCCATTCCCAAAGAGGTAAGGGAGGCATACATTAACATTGGTAGACCTACGCCCTTAATAAGGGCAAAGAAATTAGAGGAGTTCCTTAATACTCCAGCAAAGATATATTTCAAATACGAGGGAGCTACTCCCACAGGTTCGCATAAGATAAACACCGCATTACCTCAAGCTTACTTCTCTATGAAAGAGGGAATAGATCACTTGGTTACCGAGACTGGAGCTGGGCAGTGGGGTACTTCGGTGGCATTATCAGCGAGAATGTATGGCCTAAACTCTACCATTTTCATGGTCAAGGTAAGTTACGAGCAGAAACCCCAGAGAAGAACAATAATGCAGCTTTACGGAGCGAATGTTTTTGCTAGCCCGACTCCTCACACCGAGTACGGAAAGAAAGTTCTAAACGATAACCCAAATCATCCTGGATCGTTGGGGATAGCAATGAGTGAGGCAATAGAATACGCTCTCTCCAATGGCTACAAATACCTGGTCGGGAGTGTTCTAGACGTAGTAGTATTGCATCAGAGCGTCATAGGTTTAGAGACGATGAGGCAGTTACAGGAGATTGATGAAGAACCTGACACCCTTGTAGGATGCGTGGGTGGCGGGAGCAATTTTGGCGGATTTTCATTCCCCTTCATAGGATCAAAGAAAGGTACTAAGTATATAGCAGTGGGTTCCTATGAGGTACCCAAGTTCAGTCAGGGAGCTTATAATTACGATTTTCCAGATAGTGCAGGCTTACTACCTTTAATTAAAATGATAACCTTAGGAAGGGATTACGTTCCACCCCCCATATACTCGGGAGGTCTAAGATATCATGGCGCTGCACCGTCTCTTAGCATGTTGATCAAGGAGAAAATAGTGGACTGGAGGGAATATAATGAGAAGGAAATATTCGAAGCTGCACAGGTGTTCCTCCAAACTCAAGGAATAGTACCAGCTCCAGAGTCATCTCACGCAATAAGAGCTGTTATTGATGAGGCTCTAGAGGCCAAGAGGAAAAACGAGAAGAAGGTTATTGTGTTCAACTTAAGCGGACACGGACTACTTGATCTGCCTAACTATGAATCCATGATGAAGAGGATTGGTTGAACTTGAAGATGTTGGTATCCTATGCTACTCTAGGATATCCCAATAGAGAGGACTATCTAAAACTCGTAAAGGGGCTGGTGGACGCAGGATCGGACATCCTAGAGATCGGGCTTCTCCCTAAATATGCGAAATATGATGGACCGGTAATTAGGCGAAGCTATAAGCAAGTCTCGTCTTGGCTGAAGGATTCCTGGGGTCTTCTAGAGGAAACTAGGAGAGCGGTGAACGTTCCGCTGGTTATATTAACTTATCTTGAAGACTGGGTCTCCTCATTGTCCGAGCTCTTAACTAAAATGAGGGAGACCGGCATAGACGGGGTACTCTTCCCAGACCTTTTAATTGATTTCGTTGACGAATACGAGAAATACGTTCAGGAGATTAAGGCCCATGGATTGAAAGCTGTAATCTTCACGTCCCCCTCAGTACCCGACCCCTTAATACACAAAGTGTCCATGCTCTCAGACATGTTCCTTTATTACGGGGTTAGACCAACAACCGGCGTACCTCTACCCGTGAGTGTTGACTCTGTGATAACTAGGGTAAGGACCCTCGTTGATAACAAACTAGTAGTTGGATTCGGGCTTTCTGATATTAATGACATGAAGAAAGCGTTGAATGCCGGAGCCGATGGGATAGCTATTGGAACAATATATATAGAAGAAATAGAGAAAAATGGGGTTGAATCTGCGATTTCCCTGGCAAGGACGTTTAGGGGGATCATAAATGGAGCCTAAGGAACTGCTCCGCAAGTTAACAGATGGAGTTTCATTATCTGAGGATGAGGCAAAGGAGTTAGCCGACCAGATAATGGAGGGAGCAATTCCAGAACCTTTAGTTGCCGGGATTCTAGTTGCATTGAAAATGAAGGGAGAGTCCCCAGAGGAGATAGTTGGTTTCGCGAGGTCCATGAGACAGCATGCATTAAAGATAGATCTAAGGAACTCCTTAGATACTGCAGGTACGGGTGGAGACGGGATTGGGACAATAAATGTGAGCACTGCCTCAGCCCTGGCTGTTAGCCTTCTATTTCCAGTTGCTAAGCATGGGAATAAAGCAGCTAGCAGTAGGAGTGGCAGCGCCGACTTCTTAGAGGCGTTGGGTTATAATATCCAGGTTCCTCCAGAAAGGGCCAAGGAGTTAATGTCTAGGGACAACTTTGTGTTTCTATTTGCACAACTTTACCATCCCTCAATGAAAAACGTTGCCCCCATCAGGAAAACGCTTGGGATAAGGACCGTGTTCAACTTGTTAGGCCCCCTCACTAATCCAGCTGGGTCGGAGAGACAGGTAATGGGAGTTTACTCGCTTTCGGTAATGAGGAAGATAGCCTACGCCGCAACCGGGTTAGGATATACCAAGCTTACTATTATCCATGGGGAACCCGGCTTGGATGAGGTAAGCCCTCAAGGGAAAACCTATTTTATGGAAGTTTCTGGGAACAAGACTGAGGAATTCGACCTAGATTTCAGGGACTTAACGGGCCAAAGCGTTCCAGTGAGTAAACTTCTAGCATCAGATCCCATGGATTCAGCCAGGAGAGTGCTCAGGGCTTCCATGGGAAAGGATAAGGAAGTGGAATACTTTCTTAGAATTAACGTTGCCGTAGCTCTTTACACGGCCGGATTGGTTAGGGATTTCAAAGATGGGTTCGAACTTTCCGAGGAACTAGTTAAAAGGTTGCCAGAAAAAATAAATTCTATTGTTAAAAATAATGGAAACCCAGAAAAATTAAAGGGAGTAGAGGGATCTCTTTGACCAAGGTAAAAATTTGTGGGATCTCTACCCTAGATGACGCCTTAGAGATATCTAAGATGGGGGTAGATATGTTAGGCTTTTTGGTGGACCCTGTCAGTCCGAGATATGTAAAGCCTGAGTTCATTAATATGGTTAAGAGTAACGTACCCTCAACGCTGGTTTCAGTAAACGTTGTTCGTCCAATAGAGGAGATGTTGACGATTAACTCGGACCTGATTCAGGTTCACAGGGTTTTAAAAGACGATGAACTCGAAAGAATAAGATCCTCCTCAAACAGGTTCATCCTTTACGTCCCTTCCTCAGAGAGTTACTTGAGTTACTTAAGGAAAGTTCTAGACGTGACCCACATGGTTCTTTTAGATCTAGAAAAGAAGAGCGATAGGGTTAACTTTCAATTTCTAGCTAAAGTTCTGAAGGACTATCCTGGACTAGGTGTTGGAGGGGGAATAACCCCAGAGAACGTGGGTCAATTCCTGGAGCTAGATCCTGGATGGCTAGACGTTTCCCGGGGGGTCGAAGATTTTCCTGGTAAGAAAAACCTGTACAAGGTAAGGAAGCTCCTGGAGGCGATAAGATGAGAACATATCCCATAACAGCTTTCGCTCAGCCATACGAGGTATTTCAATGCATAGAAAGAGATCAGAAAGTGGCGGCATTAATGGAAAGTGTTGAAGGGACTCAGAATACTGCCAGATATAGTGTTATTGCCTGGGGAGTGAAAAGAGAAGTTCACGTTAATAGGGGAGAGGATTTAGAGGAGATGCTCACTCAAGCGTTAAGAGGGGTGGAGGAGGGAGAGCTAAGGTTCACTGGAGGTCTTCTTGGATACATCTCCTATGATGCTGTAAGAAGATGGGAGACATTGAAAGACATAAAACCTACGATAGAGGATTGGCCAGACGCGGAGTTTTTCCTGCCTGAAAACGTCCTGGTTTACGACCATACTCTGGGCAAGGTATTTGTGGAAGGCGATATTCCAATAGTTGCCGGATGTTCAGACCAAGATAACTTCAAGGTTTCATTCTACGACGAATCCATGAACAAGCCAGAGTACGAATCAGCAGTTAATTCCATCCTTGAATACATAAGGTCAGGTTACGCGTTCCAAGTGGTACTTTCAAGGTTCTACAGGTACTCAGCTCAAGGAGACCCAATGAAGTTATACAGGGCTTTAAGGAAGGTCAATCCGTCCCCTTACATGTTTTACATCAAGTTTAATGAGAGGAAGTTAATAGGATCGAGCCCAGAGCTACTCTTCTCAGTGCAAAAGGGTATAGCCGAGACCTATCCCATTGCCGGTACTAGACCGAGGGGTAAAACCAGTGAAGAGGACTTTGAGCTTGAGCAGGAGCTCCTCTCTTCTGAAAAGGAAATGGCAGAGCATCTGATGTTAGTTGACCTTGCCAGAAACGATGTTGGAAAAGTATGCGTGCCTGGTACTGTGAAGGTTCCAGAGTTCGCCTACGTGGAGAAATACAGTCACGTTCAACATATTGTGAGTAGGGTCATTGGGACCCTTAGAAAGGACGCTACATCGATTGACGTCCTTAAGTCCATGTTCCCAGCAGGAACAGTTAGCGGTGCCCCTAAGCCCATGGCAATGAACATAATCGAAACTCTGGAACCGTACAAGAGAGGTCCCTACGCTGGAGCAGTAGGTTTCATATCCAGGAGTTCGGCCGAGTTTGCCATAACTATAAGGACCGCCTTCATGAATAAGGAATTGCTCCGCATACAAGCTGGGGCAGGTATAGTTTACGACTCAAATCCAGGACAGGAATATTACGAGACTGAACATAAAATGAAGGCATTGAAAGTTGCTCTAGGGGTGAACGAGTAGTGGATATCACGTTAATTATAGACAATTATGATAGTTTCGTCTATAATATAGCCCAAAATATTGGCGAACTGGGAACCTATCCCATTGTGGTAAGAAACGACGAGATATCTGTAAGAGGGGTAGAAAGGATTAGGCCAGATAGAATTATCATATCCCCGGGTCCCGGTTCACCCGAGAAAATCGAGGACGTGGGGATAGTTCCTGAGGTCATAAGATCTCTCGGTAAGAGAATCCCAATACTAGGTATATGTCTGGGCCATCAGGCCATAGGTTATGTGTTTGGCTCAAAAATAAGGAGAGCTAAGGTAATATATCACGGAAAACTCAGCTTGATTAAGGCTGGAGACAGCCCCATTTACGCCGGTCTTCCATCAGAGTTCAAGGCGACGAGATATCATAGTCTAGTCGTGGATAACGTAGGTTCTCCCCTGGTTGTGGACTCAGTCTCAAAGGAGGATGGAGAAGTGATGGGACTCCATCATCAGGAGTATAGGATCTTTGGTGTTCAGTTTCACCCAGAAAGCGTGGGCACAGCAAACGGACAAAAAATATTTTACAACTTCCTCAATAGAATCTGATAATGCCGAGATATCTAGAAGGATGGATCAAGCAGGTTGTCGAAAATGCGCTAAGGAGGGCATACGTGTCAAGGAGCAGAGAGAAACCAGTACTGCAGGTCGTTCCTAGAATTATGGAACTCAAGAAGAAGGGTTTTAATCCTGTTATCGCTGAGTATAAGAGGAGATCTCCATCAGGGTTCAATGAGGAAAGAGACCACATAACTTACGCTAAGCAAATGGAACTTGGGAGCGCCGTTGCCATAAGCGTTATAACCGAGGACACGGTCTTCAACGGGTCCTACAAATACCTTGAAGACATATCCAGGGCTGTGAGAGTTCCCGTACTCATGAAGGACTTCGTAGTTACCGAGAATCAAGTGGACGCTGCCTACGATTTAGGTGCCGACTTCGTTCTCCTGATTGTAAGGATTCTGACCGAGAGGGAGTTATCTGGTCTTATTGACTACATTAGATCGTTTGGAATGGAGGCCCTGGTTGAAGTTCATGATAGGGAGGACCTAGATATTGCACTGAGAGCTGGGGCTACCCTAGTTGGGGTTAACTCGAGGGACCTCTTCTCCCTAAAGGTCGAGAAGGAATCGGCTACCAAGCTTCTGGAGGAAATCCCAGCCGGTAGAGTTAAGGTGGCAGAAAGCGGTATAGAGAGCATCGAGGAAATCAAACTTCTCAAAGAGAGAGGAGCAGACGCCTTTCTTATTGGGTCGGCTCTCATGAGGAACCCAGATAAGATTAAAGAGTTCGTGGAGGGGTAGTAAAAGGGGTAAAATGGAAAATTACGCGAGTTCTCTTTCAAGATTAACTGGAGAATCAACTCTCCTCTATCAGGAGATAGCAAGAAATGTTGAAAGGACTAAGGGGATAAAGACCATAAATTTTGGCATAGGCCAGCCAGACCTGCCCACTCCCCAGAGGATTAAGGAAGAAGCGAAATCCGCCCTAGATAAGGGATTCACGGCTTACACTCCAGCATTGGGTATAGATGAGCTGAGATCTAAGATAGCCGAATTTCTAACCCAAAAATATGGGGACAGAATTAGCAAGGAAGAAGTCGCGGTAACTCCTGGGGCTAAGACGGCCCTCTTCCTGGCCTTTCTAATGTACGTGAATCCAGGGGACGAAGTGATACTGTTTGATCCATCTTTTTACTCCTACGCTGAGGTTATTAATCTCCTGGGAGGAAAACCTGTTTATGTCCCAGTTAACTTCGATCAGAACAAGGGATTCTATGTTGATTCTAACGAATTGCTCTCTAAGATTTCCCAGCGGACGAAGATGATAGTTTACAATAACCCGCATAACCCAACTGGAATGAACTTTGACTCGAGATTGGGAAAAGAGATAGCTGAAATAGCGAGAGATAGGCGACTAATTCTTCTCGCTGACGAGATATATGATTACTTCGTATACGACGGTGAATTCAGGAGTGTTCTTCAGGAACCTTGGAGAGACAACGTGATCTACATAAACGGGTTCAGCAAAACCTTCAGCATGACTGGATGGAGGTTGGGGTATATAGTAGCAAGGAAGGAGGTCATAAATAAGGTAGGAATTCTTGCGTCCAACATATATACCTGTCCCACAAGCTTTGCTCAACGGGGAGCCTTGGCCTCCTTTGACACCTTCGACGAAGTTAAAAAGATGATAGATCTTTTCAAGAGAAGAAGAGACGCAATGTACTCTGAGCTTATAAAAATTAAGGGAATAAGGGCTTATAAGTCGTCCGGTGCCTTCTATATGTTTCCCGATTTCAGTGAAGTTCTGAAAACCGCAGGTCTTGACTCTAAGGGGTTGGCAGTTAAACTAATAGAGGATGCGGGAGTGGTTACGATACCTGGAGAGGTCTTTCCTGAGAAAATGGGAAGGAATTTCCTAAGACTAAGCTTCGCTTTGGATGAGGAGAAAATTAAAGAGGGTATATCTAGGATGAAAACGGTACTGGAGAAACTCGCAGGTTGATGAAAAAGTTACAAGGTGATCGATGATCAAAACTCCCATGGTCTGAACTCATACGGGAGTTATCTCTGCGTTGATCTGTTCAGACTCGCCGTAGGTTATGTCGGTTATCTTTAACATTTTCTTTAGATCGTCCTCTACTAGTTTTATATCATCGAGGAACTGTTTAGGTCCTTCAATTTTAACCTTAATTTGTGAGTTCATGGATAACCTCATCTTAACCTTGTTAGTTCTAACTAGAGAGTTGAACTTCTTTACTGATTCCCCTAACCTCACCGCTTTTTCGTCTGAAACCAAGTCCTCGACAGAGGGCAAGGTCTCCATCAAAATGGTGGGCCTGTCTCCAAAGATCAGGGAATATATCTCTTCGGTTATATGAGGGGCTATGGGGTGGATAAGAACAATTAAATCCTTGATAATCCTATTCAACGTATATATTGCCGATTCATCTTCCGAGAACAGCCTATGTTTTATAAGTTCCAGATACTCGTCTGCTATCGTCTCCCAGAAATAGTTGTATAACATCGAGAGAACCACGAAGAAGTCCTGATTCTCGTATGCCTGAATGGTCTTCTCTACAAACTCCTTATGTTTAGCGAGTATCCATTGATCCAGTAAATGGAAGTATTTGGGTTTCTCTACTTTTCTTCCATGAATGAAGGGATAGGCTAATCTGCTCGCATTCCATAGTTTCTGTAAGAGTAATTTCTTACCCTTTACTGTGTCCCATTTGAAGGGAAAGTCATCGCCTAAGGACGCGTCTAGAAGAGTCATCCTGATCGCATCAGCTCCAAACTCGTCTATCCTGTCCATGGGTGAAACGTTGTTTCCCTTGCTCTTA containing:
- a CDS encoding inositol-3-phosphate synthase; the protein is MIRIAVAGLGNCASMLIQGIEYYRRMGENYFDGLITPIIGGYKITDIQIVAAFDVSSNKVGKDIADAIFEKPNITPRIVDMDKLGIKVSPGPVLDGVAPHMSSVFNPSGGGDLESVVEELRNSRADILINMLPVGSETASRTYATASLEARVGFINAIPVFIASDPTGEFPKRFKELGIPIAGDDVKGQVGATIFHRAITSLFRLRGVKVKETYQLNVGGNTDFLNMKTEERLHSKRISKTKAVTSTLDNDEEIETQGRIRIGPSDYVPFLGNTKVAYIYVNGAGFAGRPVKVEASLEVDDKSNCASVIVDVIRAVKLAKDRGIGGPLNEVSAFYFKHPPKQAKDDEEAYLWFKKFIEM
- a CDS encoding acylphosphatase, with protein sequence MGLVRLYAVIEGEVQGVGFRRYVQINAVRLGIKGYARNLPDGTVEVVAEGYEETIQKFLNYLWKGPPLALVTKVTHKIEEYKGEFTSFDTY
- a CDS encoding TrpB-like pyridoxal phosphate-dependent enzyme; the protein is MVNNEEIVPSYWYNIIPDLPKPLPPPRDPPDAEFSRIDLLRKIMPSEVLRQQFTVERFVSIPKEVREAYINIGRPTPLIRAKKLEEFLNTPAKIYFKYEGATPTGSHKINTALPQAYFSMKEGIDHLVTETGAGQWGTSVALSARMYGLNSTIFMVKVSYEQKPQRRTIMQLYGANVFASPTPHTEYGKKVLNDNPNHPGSLGIAMSEAIEYALSNGYKYLVGSVLDVVVLHQSVIGLETMRQLQEIDEEPDTLVGCVGGGSNFGGFSFPFIGSKKGTKYIAVGSYEVPKFSQGAYNYDFPDSAGLLPLIKMITLGRDYVPPPIYSGGLRYHGAAPSLSMLIKEKIVDWREYNEKEIFEAAQVFLQTQGIVPAPESSHAIRAVIDEALEAKRKNEKKVIVFNLSGHGLLDLPNYESMMKRIG
- the trpA gene encoding tryptophan synthase subunit alpha, producing MNLKMLVSYATLGYPNREDYLKLVKGLVDAGSDILEIGLLPKYAKYDGPVIRRSYKQVSSWLKDSWGLLEETRRAVNVPLVILTYLEDWVSSLSELLTKMRETGIDGVLFPDLLIDFVDEYEKYVQEIKAHGLKAVIFTSPSVPDPLIHKVSMLSDMFLYYGVRPTTGVPLPVSVDSVITRVRTLVDNKLVVGFGLSDINDMKKALNAGADGIAIGTIYIEEIEKNGVESAISLARTFRGIINGA
- the trpD gene encoding anthranilate phosphoribosyltransferase, translating into MEPKELLRKLTDGVSLSEDEAKELADQIMEGAIPEPLVAGILVALKMKGESPEEIVGFARSMRQHALKIDLRNSLDTAGTGGDGIGTINVSTASALAVSLLFPVAKHGNKAASSRSGSADFLEALGYNIQVPPERAKELMSRDNFVFLFAQLYHPSMKNVAPIRKTLGIRTVFNLLGPLTNPAGSERQVMGVYSLSVMRKIAYAATGLGYTKLTIIHGEPGLDEVSPQGKTYFMEVSGNKTEEFDLDFRDLTGQSVPVSKLLASDPMDSARRVLRASMGKDKEVEYFLRINVAVALYTAGLVRDFKDGFELSEELVKRLPEKINSIVKNNGNPEKLKGVEGSL
- a CDS encoding phosphoribosylanthranilate isomerase, encoding MTKVKICGISTLDDALEISKMGVDMLGFLVDPVSPRYVKPEFINMVKSNVPSTLVSVNVVRPIEEMLTINSDLIQVHRVLKDDELERIRSSSNRFILYVPSSESYLSYLRKVLDVTHMVLLDLEKKSDRVNFQFLAKVLKDYPGLGVGGGITPENVGQFLELDPGWLDVSRGVEDFPGKKNLYKVRKLLEAIR
- a CDS encoding anthranilate synthase component I gives rise to the protein MRTYPITAFAQPYEVFQCIERDQKVAALMESVEGTQNTARYSVIAWGVKREVHVNRGEDLEEMLTQALRGVEEGELRFTGGLLGYISYDAVRRWETLKDIKPTIEDWPDAEFFLPENVLVYDHTLGKVFVEGDIPIVAGCSDQDNFKVSFYDESMNKPEYESAVNSILEYIRSGYAFQVVLSRFYRYSAQGDPMKLYRALRKVNPSPYMFYIKFNERKLIGSSPELLFSVQKGIAETYPIAGTRPRGKTSEEDFELEQELLSSEKEMAEHLMLVDLARNDVGKVCVPGTVKVPEFAYVEKYSHVQHIVSRVIGTLRKDATSIDVLKSMFPAGTVSGAPKPMAMNIIETLEPYKRGPYAGAVGFISRSSAEFAITIRTAFMNKELLRIQAGAGIVYDSNPGQEYYETEHKMKALKVALGVNE
- a CDS encoding anthranilate synthase component II, with product MDITLIIDNYDSFVYNIAQNIGELGTYPIVVRNDEISVRGVERIRPDRIIISPGPGSPEKIEDVGIVPEVIRSLGKRIPILGICLGHQAIGYVFGSKIRRAKVIYHGKLSLIKAGDSPIYAGLPSEFKATRYHSLVVDNVGSPLVVDSVSKEDGEVMGLHHQEYRIFGVQFHPESVGTANGQKIFYNFLNRI
- the trpC gene encoding indole-3-glycerol phosphate synthase TrpC, with the protein product MPRYLEGWIKQVVENALRRAYVSRSREKPVLQVVPRIMELKKKGFNPVIAEYKRRSPSGFNEERDHITYAKQMELGSAVAISVITEDTVFNGSYKYLEDISRAVRVPVLMKDFVVTENQVDAAYDLGADFVLLIVRILTERELSGLIDYIRSFGMEALVEVHDREDLDIALRAGATLVGVNSRDLFSLKVEKESATKLLEEIPAGRVKVAESGIESIEEIKLLKERGADAFLIGSALMRNPDKIKEFVEG
- a CDS encoding pyridoxal phosphate-dependent aminotransferase — encoded protein: MENYASSLSRLTGESTLLYQEIARNVERTKGIKTINFGIGQPDLPTPQRIKEEAKSALDKGFTAYTPALGIDELRSKIAEFLTQKYGDRISKEEVAVTPGAKTALFLAFLMYVNPGDEVILFDPSFYSYAEVINLLGGKPVYVPVNFDQNKGFYVDSNELLSKISQRTKMIVYNNPHNPTGMNFDSRLGKEIAEIARDRRLILLADEIYDYFVYDGEFRSVLQEPWRDNVIYINGFSKTFSMTGWRLGYIVARKEVINKVGILASNIYTCPTSFAQRGALASFDTFDEVKKMIDLFKRRRDAMYSELIKIKGIRAYKSSGAFYMFPDFSEVLKTAGLDSKGLAVKLIEDAGVVTIPGEVFPEKMGRNFLRLSFALDEEKIKEGISRMKTVLEKLAG